In one Solanum dulcamara chromosome 1, daSolDulc1.2, whole genome shotgun sequence genomic region, the following are encoded:
- the LOC129887429 gene encoding uncharacterized protein LOC129887429, which yields MEKYNTQDFSSITCEIQIIKGRNIDQSSLGKSNLFVRCYLPAGNNQKVKLNSQEISSKSDLFWDESFSLNCMGNQDSINMMKQGTVVFELRSRKYLPLLGKNISGSQLLGRVEIPWKRVFESTEMEIEEWAIFMATSKNINKDVKPPAVKIAMKVKVNETTKINKLRRPWDESCACKGYCGCNSNSIFSADAYEIFALGASLDAF from the coding sequence ATggagaaatataatactcaagatttttcatctattactTGTGAAAtacaaatcataaaaggaaGAAACATAGACCAAAGTTCATTAGGAAAAAGCAACTTGTTTGTTAGATGCTATCTTCCAGCAGGAAACAACCAAAAAGTTAAGCTAAACAGCCAAGAAATATCATCAAAATCAGACTTATTTTGGGATGAATCTTTCTCATTGAATTGCATGGGAAATCAAGATTCCATTAACATGATGAAGCAAGGAACAGTAGTCTTCGAGCTCCGGTCAAGAAAATATCTTCCACTTCTTGGGAAGAATATTAGTGGCTCACAACTCTTGGGGAGAGTTGAAATTCCATGGAAAAGAGTGTTCGAGTCAACAGAAATGGAGATAGAGGAGTGGGcaatattcatggctacttcAAAGAATATTAATAAAGATGTGAAACCTCCAGCAGTGAAAATAGCTATGAAGGTTAAAGTAAATGAGACAACAAAAATTAATAAGTTGAGAAGACCGTGGGATGAGTCATGTGCTTGCAAGGGTTATTGTGGatgtaatagtaatagtatTTTTAGTGCTGACGCATATGAAATATTTGCACTTGGAGCTTCTTTAGATGCCTTTTAG
- the LOC129887442 gene encoding uncharacterized protein LOC129887442, with the protein MEINTQDFSSISCEIQIIRGRNIEQISSLGKSNLFVRCYLPTGNNNQRVKLNSQEISSKSDLFWDESFSLECMGNQDSINMMKQGTVIFELRSRKYLPIFGKNIGGSQLLGTVEIPWKRVFESTEMEIEEWEIFMATSKNVNEDVKPPAVKIAMKVKVNETTKVNKLRRSWDESCACKGYCGCNSNSIFSADDYEIFALGAALDAL; encoded by the coding sequence ATGGAGATTAATACTCAAGATTTTTCATCTATTAGTTGTGAAATACAAATCATAAGAGGAAGAAACATAGAACAAATAAGTTCATTAGGAAAAAGCAACTTGTTTGTTAGATGCTATCTTCCAACAGGAAACAACAACCAAAGAGTTAAACTAAACAGTCAAGAAATCTCATCAAAATCAGACTTGTTTTGGGATGAATCTTTCTCATTGGAATGCATGGGAAATCAAGACTCCATTAACATGATGAAGCAAGGAACAGTCATTTTCGAGCTCCGGTCAAGAAAATATCTACCAATTTTTGGGAAAAATATTGGTGGCTCACAACTCTTGGGGACAGTTGAAATTCCATGGAAAAGAGTATTTGAGTCAACAGAAATGGAGATAGAGGAGTGGGaaatattcatggctacttcAAAGAATGTTAATGAAGATGTGAAGCCTCCAGCAGTGAAGATAGCAATGAAGGTTAAAGTAAATGAGACAACAAAAGTTAATAAGTTGAGAAGATCATGGGATGAGTCATGTGCTTGCAAGGGTTATTGTGGatgtaatagtaatagtatTTTTAGTGCTGATGATTATGAAATATTTGCACTTGGAGCTGCTTTAGATGCCCTTTAG